A part of Scophthalmus maximus strain ysfricsl-2021 chromosome 20, ASM2237912v1, whole genome shotgun sequence genomic DNA contains:
- the mrrf gene encoding ribosome-recycling factor, mitochondrial isoform X2, protein MALNHLSLLRPLLCQSLVRQARCPLVATSRIGAAPLFPSTTCSPAACTRLYATKKAKAKAKGQSAKVNINSTLVEDIISLDEVKEDMTAVLKALKDDFTRNLSIRTSPGALDHIVVTTQDGKFPLNQLGQISMKSPQLIMVNMSSFPEATAAATRALKESSMNLNPEVDGTIIKVPVPKVTREHRENLAKLAKQFSNKAKDSLRKVRSNAVAQTKRAKEGNSEDMIRLVEKQIQQMADNIAMDIDKQFEAKTKELLG, encoded by the exons ATGGCTTTGAATCATCTGAGCCTGCTGCGACCCCTGCTGTGTCAGTCCCTGGTGCGACAGGCCAGGTGTCCCCTCGTAGCCACCTCCAGGATCGGTGCAGCGCCGCTGTTCCCCAGCACCACCTGCTCCCCCGCTGCATGCACCAGACTCTACGCCACCAAAAAGGCAAAAG CTAAGGCGAAGGGCCAGTCAGCTAAGGTGAATATTAACTCCACTCTGGTGGAAGACATCATCAGTCTGGATGAAGTGAAGGAAGACATGACAGCTGTTCTCAAGGCGCTCAAAGATGACTTCACGCGCAACCTCAGCATACGGACGTCTCCAG GAGCTCTGGATCACATTGTGGTGACGACTCAAGATGGAAAGTTCCCTCTCAACCAGCTGGGTCAGATCTCCATGAAGTCACCTCAGCTCATTATGGTCAACATGAGCAGCTTCCCTGAG GCTACAGCCGCTGCCACCCGTGCCCTGAAAGAGAGTAGCATGAACCTAAACCCAGAGGTGGACGGGACAATCATCAAGGTGCCCGTTCCCAA AGTGACACGGGAACACAGAGAGAACCTGGCCAAGCTAGCCAAACAGTTCAGCAACAAGGCCAAAGACTCGCTGAGGAAAGTGCGATCTAACGCTGTCGCACAGACCAAGAGGGCGAAGGAGGGAAACTCAGAGGACATGATACGACTCGTGGAAAAGCAG ATTCAGCAGATGGCGGACAACATTGCCATGGACATCGACAAACAGTTTGAAGCCAAGACTAAGGAGCTGTTAGGCTGA
- the mrrf gene encoding ribosome-recycling factor, mitochondrial isoform X1: MPVMVMALNHLSLLRPLLCQSLVRQARCPLVATSRIGAAPLFPSTTCSPAACTRLYATKKAKAKAKGQSAKVNINSTLVEDIISLDEVKEDMTAVLKALKDDFTRNLSIRTSPGALDHIVVTTQDGKFPLNQLGQISMKSPQLIMVNMSSFPEATAAATRALKESSMNLNPEVDGTIIKVPVPKVTREHRENLAKLAKQFSNKAKDSLRKVRSNAVAQTKRAKEGNSEDMIRLVEKQIQQMADNIAMDIDKQFEAKTKELLG; encoded by the exons ATGCCTGTCATGG TTATGGCTTTGAATCATCTGAGCCTGCTGCGACCCCTGCTGTGTCAGTCCCTGGTGCGACAGGCCAGGTGTCCCCTCGTAGCCACCTCCAGGATCGGTGCAGCGCCGCTGTTCCCCAGCACCACCTGCTCCCCCGCTGCATGCACCAGACTCTACGCCACCAAAAAGGCAAAAG CTAAGGCGAAGGGCCAGTCAGCTAAGGTGAATATTAACTCCACTCTGGTGGAAGACATCATCAGTCTGGATGAAGTGAAGGAAGACATGACAGCTGTTCTCAAGGCGCTCAAAGATGACTTCACGCGCAACCTCAGCATACGGACGTCTCCAG GAGCTCTGGATCACATTGTGGTGACGACTCAAGATGGAAAGTTCCCTCTCAACCAGCTGGGTCAGATCTCCATGAAGTCACCTCAGCTCATTATGGTCAACATGAGCAGCTTCCCTGAG GCTACAGCCGCTGCCACCCGTGCCCTGAAAGAGAGTAGCATGAACCTAAACCCAGAGGTGGACGGGACAATCATCAAGGTGCCCGTTCCCAA AGTGACACGGGAACACAGAGAGAACCTGGCCAAGCTAGCCAAACAGTTCAGCAACAAGGCCAAAGACTCGCTGAGGAAAGTGCGATCTAACGCTGTCGCACAGACCAAGAGGGCGAAGGAGGGAAACTCAGAGGACATGATACGACTCGTGGAAAAGCAG ATTCAGCAGATGGCGGACAACATTGCCATGGACATCGACAAACAGTTTGAAGCCAAGACTAAGGAGCTGTTAGGCTGA